A single genomic interval of Antechinus flavipes isolate AdamAnt ecotype Samford, QLD, Australia chromosome 1, AdamAnt_v2, whole genome shotgun sequence harbors:
- the LOC127545817 gene encoding zinc finger protein 883-like: protein MGGPQESVTFHDVAVDFSWEEWGHLGPSQKELYREVMLENYRNLVCLGLAVSKPDVISQLEQGEAPWTQEGEGLTCRCADWDIRPETSKLGISSNLSSLERLPREDTCDSKLNESYECNARLKRKQDNEEIHFQQVKIIQKNFLKTVRDNECNKCGRRFSLEPVYSVYQEEQIGKNLYKYDTDKKTCSLNSDLNRSSEISSKKMFPKHNECENSFHPNSNFIEYQRNCIEEKLCEYDECGKATYPNLSIASYHSIHSGEKQNKSDNCGGTSSRGPQLSEHHVIMPLGEKAYECNECGKTFRYSSSLTSHHRIHTGEKPYKCNECGKTFRHCSSLTFHLRIHSGEKPYECNECGKAFGQSIQLLGHQRIHTGEKPYECNECGKTFRHSSSLISHHRIHTGEKPYECNECGKTFKHSSSLTYHHRIHTGEKSYECNECGKAFRESSKLTRHQRIHTGEKPYDCNECGKAFSRRTQLTRHRRIHTGDKPYECKQCGKAFCQKTQLTKHQRIHTGEKPYECHECGKAFRQRSHLTCHQRLHAGVKVYEYNENQKDFSHTLC from the exons ATGGGGGGCCCCCAG GAATCGGTAACGTTCCACGACGTGGCCGTGGACTTCTCCTGGGAGGAATGGGGGCACCTGGGCCCTTCTCAGAAGGAGCTTTACCGGGaggtgatgctggagaactaccGGAACCTGGTCTGCCTGG GCCTTGCTGTGTCCAAACCAGACGTGATCTCCCAGTTGGAACAAGGAGAAGCACCTTGGACGCAAGAGGGAGAAGGCCTAACATGCAGGTGTGCAG actGGGACATTAGGCCTGAAACTTCCAAACTGGGCATTTCTAGTAATCTGTCATCCCTGGAAAGACTCCCAAGAGAAGACACCTGTGACTCCAAGTTGAATGAATCTTATGAATGTAATGCCAGGTTAAAAAGGAAACAGGATAATGAAGAGATACATTTTCAGCAAGTAAAAATCATTCAGAAAAACTTTTTGAAGACTGTCAGGGACAATGAATGTAATAAATGTGGCAGAAGGTTCAGTCTCGAGCCAGTGTATTCTGTTTATCAGGaagaacaaataggaaaaaacctCTACAAGTATGATACAGACAAAAAGACCTGTTCACTCAATTCAGACTTAAATAGAAGCAGTGAAATTAGTTCAAAGAAGATGTTTCCCAAACATAATGAATGTGAAAATTCCTTTCACCCTAATTCCAACTTTattgaatatcaaagaaattgtATTGAAGAGAAACTTTGTGAATATGACGAATGTGGGAAAGCCACATACCCTAACTTATCTATTGCTTCATATCACAGcattcattctggagagaaacaaaataaatctgatAACTGTGGAGGCACCTCCTCCCGGGGCCCACAACTTAGTGAGCATCATGTAATCATGCCTCTTGGAGAGAAAGCATatgagtgtaatgaatgtgggaagacaTTTAGATACAGTTCTTCTCTTACTTCTCATCACaggattcatactggagagaaaccctataaatgtaatgaatgtgggaagaccTTCAGACACTGCTCATCCCTTACTTTCCATCTCAGGATCCAtagtggagagaaaccttatgaatgtaatgaatgtgggaaggcctttgGCCAAAGCATACAACTTCttggacatcagagaattcatactggagaaaaaccttatgaatgtaatgaatgtgggaagaccTTTAGACACAGTTCATCTCTTATTTCACATCacagaattcatactggagagaaaccatatgaatGTAACGAGTGTGGGAAAACCTTCAAACATAGCTCTTCCCTTACTTACCATCacagaattcatactggagagaaatcaTATGAATGTAAcgaatgtggaaaggcctttcGAGAGAGTTCAAAACTGACTcgacatcaaagaattcatacgggagagaaaccttatgactGTAATGAATGTGGTAAGGCCTTTAGCCGGAGAACACAGCTTACTCGACATcggagaattcacactggagacaaaccttatgaatgtaaacaGTGTGGGAAGGCCTTTTGTCAGAAGACACAGCTTACCAAACATCAacgaattcatactggagagaagccatatgaatgtcatgaatgtggaaaggcctttcGCCAAAGGTCACATCTCACTTGCCATCAGCGACTTCATGCTGGAGTAAAAGTTTACGAATATAATGAAAATCAAAAGGATTTTAGTCATACACTTTGCTGA